Proteins encoded together in one Acetobacteroides hydrogenigenes window:
- the tpiA gene encoding triose-phosphate isomerase: MRRKIVAGNWKMNTTPAEGKALIADVLAKVGEVPAGVELIVSTPFTHLIPAAEQLANSGVALAAQNCANHESGAYTGEVAPAMVAATGATYVILGHSERREYYGETDALLLEKTKLALKHNLAPIFCIGEKLEERESNIHFDVVKTQIEAVVCQLSSEELAKVVLAYEPVWAIGTGKTATSAQAQEMHAFIRSVLAAKFGKQAEEVAILYGGSCKPSNANEIFAQPDVDGGLIGGASLVAADFIAIAKSF; the protein is encoded by the coding sequence ATGAGAAGAAAAATCGTTGCTGGTAACTGGAAGATGAATACCACACCAGCAGAGGGAAAGGCGCTAATTGCAGACGTACTTGCAAAGGTTGGCGAGGTGCCAGCAGGCGTTGAGCTAATCGTATCGACTCCATTTACCCACCTTATTCCAGCAGCCGAGCAGCTTGCTAACAGCGGCGTTGCCCTAGCTGCCCAAAACTGCGCAAACCACGAGAGCGGCGCCTACACCGGCGAGGTTGCTCCTGCGATGGTTGCAGCTACTGGCGCTACTTACGTAATTCTTGGCCACTCGGAGCGTAGAGAGTACTACGGCGAAACCGATGCGCTTCTTCTCGAAAAGACTAAGCTTGCACTTAAGCATAACCTTGCTCCTATCTTCTGCATCGGCGAGAAGCTGGAAGAGCGCGAGTCGAACATCCACTTCGACGTGGTTAAAACCCAAATCGAGGCCGTTGTTTGCCAGCTAAGCAGCGAAGAGCTAGCCAAGGTGGTGCTTGCCTACGAGCCCGTTTGGGCTATCGGTACCGGAAAGACCGCTACCAGCGCACAGGCTCAGGAGATGCACGCCTTCATCCGCAGCGTACTTGCCGCTAAGTTCGGAAAGCAGGCTGAAGAGGTTGCCATCCTTTACGGTGGTAGCTGCAAGCCTTCGAACGCCAACGAAATCTTCGCTCAACCTGATGTTGACGGCGGTTTGATCGGTGGCGCATCGCTGGTGGCTGCAGACTTTATTGCCATCGCAAAATCGTTCTAA
- the prmA gene encoding 50S ribosomal protein L11 methyltransferase, which produces MAYSSKYGRTGAIGFAVRHPNPTFAIYLQHYTMDYIELKVSLTPYSQELADVLVAELADAGFESFDDIENGFNGYIQENLFKDDIANTVRQVAQDFGATAAVAHSKIVSQNWNAVWESNFEPIVVDDECILLAHFHNVDKPYKYRIVMEPKMAFGTGHHETTYLMASGILKHNCAGKTVLDMGTGTGVLGILAAMKGAKEVDAIDIDTWSYESALENAAFNGVADRTNVFCGNAALLTTPEKYDLVLANINRNILINDMPTYYRSMKPGATIFFSGILLEDIPAIEVSAAALRLKKVGENRRNKWAFLAFEK; this is translated from the coding sequence ATGGCCTATTCATCCAAATATGGGCGAACAGGCGCAATCGGTTTTGCCGTTCGCCATCCAAATCCTACCTTTGCCATCTATTTACAGCACTATACCATGGATTACATCGAACTAAAGGTAAGCCTTACCCCCTACAGCCAGGAGCTGGCAGACGTTCTTGTTGCCGAGCTGGCCGATGCCGGATTCGAGAGCTTCGACGACATCGAGAATGGCTTTAACGGCTACATTCAAGAGAATCTTTTTAAGGATGATATTGCCAACACCGTAAGGCAGGTTGCCCAAGACTTTGGCGCAACGGCAGCGGTAGCGCACAGCAAGATCGTTTCGCAGAACTGGAACGCCGTTTGGGAGTCGAACTTCGAGCCTATTGTGGTGGACGACGAGTGCATCCTGCTGGCCCACTTCCACAACGTGGACAAGCCCTACAAGTACCGCATCGTAATGGAGCCTAAGATGGCCTTCGGCACCGGCCACCACGAGACCACCTACCTGATGGCATCGGGCATCCTTAAGCACAACTGCGCGGGTAAAACCGTGCTCGACATGGGAACCGGCACCGGCGTGCTGGGTATTCTTGCCGCCATGAAAGGGGCCAAGGAGGTTGATGCCATAGATATCGATACCTGGTCGTACGAGAGCGCGCTGGAGAACGCCGCCTTTAACGGGGTCGCCGACCGCACCAACGTCTTCTGCGGCAATGCCGCGCTGCTCACCACCCCCGAGAAGTACGATCTGGTGCTGGCCAACATCAACCGCAACATCCTAATCAACGATATGCCCACCTACTACCGCAGCATGAAGCCGGGGGCCACCATCTTCTTTAGCGGTATTCTTTTGGAGGATATCCCCGCCATCGAGGTATCGGCGGCAGCCCTTCGCCTTAAGAAAGTTGGCGAGAACCGAAGGAACAAATGGGCGTTTCTAGCCTTCGAAAAATAA